A stretch of Heptranchias perlo isolate sHepPer1 chromosome 1, sHepPer1.hap1, whole genome shotgun sequence DNA encodes these proteins:
- the LOC137341961 gene encoding interleukin-8-like, with product MSRAATVTILILFLCAITTQGIPIPGTQGRCLCTQNSSNFINPRLIRSLKYIPKGSHCETPEIIVTKRNGNKLCVSPDAEWVKIIIKAKKGARRHN from the exons ATGAGCAGAGCAGCTACTGTGACGATTCTCATCCTGTTTCTGTGTGCCATTACTACACAGG GTATTCCAATTCCAGGCACTCAAGGTCGTTGCCTGTGCACTCAGAACAGCTCCAATTTTATCAATCCACGGCTCATCCGGAGTTTGAAATATATTCCCAAAGGATCCCACTGTGAGACACCAGAGATAAT TGTTACCAAAAGAAATGGGAATAAATTATGTGTGAGTCCTGATGCCGAGTGGGTGAAGATTATCATTAAAGCCAAGAAAG gTGCCAGACGACACAACTGA